A genomic region of Clostridia bacterium contains the following coding sequences:
- a CDS encoding pitrilysin family protein: protein MFTQVESDILKETIYYKRLDNGLKFVFMPKPGYTKKYAIYATQYGSIDNNFVVPGDNNPTKVPDGIAHFLEHKMFEEEQGNVFDDFSKYGASANAFTSFNMTAYLFSCTDNFYQNLDTLVGFVSRPYFTRENVEKEKGIIGQEIRMYQDSPEWRVYFNLLNALYKDHPVKIDIAGTIESIAQIDKDVLYKCYNTFYNPGNMVLFVVGDLDYQALLQQLQTSISDTQHVFQEIKRFYPEEPDSINKKVIEQRLQVSVPLFNMGFKEQELGISGKELLKRQISTDILLEMLLGKSSELYNKLYETGLINNTFDKEYVGQKIYGHTIIGGESKQPRKVENEILNHIKKVKKSGLDYNYFERIKKKMFGDFLNSFNSVDFIAYNFVSYYMNDISFFDYLKVLQDIDIDEIDQRLNEHFNDDNQALSIIMPI from the coding sequence ATGTTTACTCAAGTTGAAAGTGATATTCTCAAAGAAACTATTTATTACAAACGACTAGATAACGGTCTTAAGTTTGTATTTATGCCTAAACCGGGCTATACAAAAAAATATGCCATATATGCAACTCAATATGGATCTATAGATAATAATTTTGTGGTTCCGGGGGATAACAACCCTACCAAGGTTCCTGATGGCATAGCCCATTTTTTAGAACACAAAATGTTTGAAGAAGAGCAGGGGAATGTATTCGATGATTTTTCAAAATATGGAGCCTCTGCCAATGCTTTTACCAGCTTTAATATGACTGCATATTTATTTTCTTGTACCGATAATTTTTATCAGAATTTAGACACTCTTGTAGGGTTTGTTTCCAGGCCATATTTTACACGAGAAAATGTTGAAAAGGAAAAAGGTATAATAGGGCAGGAAATAAGGATGTATCAGGATAGCCCTGAGTGGAGGGTGTATTTTAACCTATTGAATGCGCTATACAAAGACCATCCCGTCAAGATTGATATCGCAGGAACTATTGAAAGCATTGCACAAATAGATAAAGATGTATTATATAAATGTTATAATACTTTTTATAATCCGGGCAATATGGTGCTTTTTGTAGTAGGAGACTTGGACTATCAAGCATTGCTGCAACAACTTCAGACTAGCATCAGCGATACTCAACATGTTTTTCAGGAGATAAAAAGGTTTTATCCTGAAGAACCGGACAGTATAAACAAAAAGGTTATAGAGCAGAGATTGCAAGTATCAGTTCCCCTATTCAACATGGGTTTTAAAGAACAAGAATTAGGGATATCAGGAAAAGAGCTTCTCAAAAGACAAATTTCAACCGACATATTGCTTGAAATGTTGTTAGGAAAGAGCTCTGAACTCTATAATAAACTGTATGAGACCGGGCTTATAAATAATACTTTTGATAAAGAATATGTTGGTCAAAAAATATATGGGCATACAATTATTGGAGGAGAATCTAAACAACCCCGAAAAGTAGAAAATGAAATTTTGAATCATATAAAAAAGGTGAAAAAGTCAGGATTAGATTATAATTATTTTGAAAGAATAAAGAAAAAGATGTTCGGGGATTTCTTGAACAGCTTCAATTCGGTAGATTTTATAGCTTATAATTTTGTTTCTTATTATATGAACGATATTAGTTTTTTTGATTATTTGAAGGTACTGCAGGATATTGATATTGATGAAATAGACCAAAGATTAAACGAGCATTTTAATGACGACAACCAGGCTTTATCTATAATAATGCCTATATAA
- a CDS encoding stage V sporulation protein D yields MTEIGMTHKKRLLIVLLVITLIYILLTGRVAWVQLVKGPEYQKKAISQWTKEFQVNARRGTIYDRSGKEILAKSIDTETLVASPNQISDIDETVGHLTDILEMDAKYIEDKLSQKDKAQVYIKRKLEKPQTDKIRELKIKGELSGIYLIPDKKRIYPNKSLASHVVGFTSDDGKGLSGVELFYNEYLVGSPGWIVTETDAKGREIDSPDSFIPPKDYYDLILTIDKKIQYFAERELEKAVLKSKAKNGMVVVMDPNNGDILALAAKPDYDLNDPRKAPDKATEGSWDGLSEQELLDEWMRIWRNPIISDTYEPGSTFKIVTSAVALEEGVVKPEDQFYAKGYELVSGRRIKCWRSDRPHGQQSFTEGVMNSCNCVFMQTAFRLGKEKFYKYLDAFGFGEKTGIDVTGEAEGLIQNIENVGDVELATISFGQGISVTPLQLVSAASAVVNGGVLVKPRVALGVINREQNNKVEYFEPQKVRRVISEQTSKTTREILEKVVSDGTGKNAYLEGYRVGGKTGTAQKVEDGKYVSGKYISSFLGIAPMDDPKVVVLVILDEPGVYPYFGGTVAAPVVREIIKDSLMHLGVQPELTEDEIADNAKTKVEVPEIRNLSYEDAIKKLKESKLEYIVEGDGNTVVEQIPKAGAKVAEGTKILVYLDMSTEGDNMLKVPDVKGKSILDASKILNAEGLKLKINGSGIAVSQNPPPGTEVSPGSVVEVEFEVPGENIE; encoded by the coding sequence TTGACAGAAATAGGTATGACTCATAAGAAGAGGTTATTGATAGTTTTACTAGTTATTACACTTATCTATATTTTATTGACAGGAAGAGTAGCGTGGGTTCAACTGGTCAAAGGTCCGGAATACCAAAAAAAAGCGATAAGTCAGTGGACTAAGGAGTTTCAAGTCAATGCGAGACGAGGAACTATATATGATAGAAGTGGTAAAGAGATACTGGCTAAGAGTATAGATACAGAAACTTTGGTGGCCAGTCCCAACCAGATCTCTGATATAGATGAAACTGTTGGGCATTTAACAGATATATTGGAGATGGATGCTAAATATATAGAAGATAAGCTATCCCAGAAAGACAAGGCCCAGGTGTATATCAAGAGGAAGCTGGAAAAGCCTCAAACAGATAAAATCAGAGAACTCAAGATAAAAGGTGAGTTAAGCGGAATATACCTTATACCGGATAAGAAAAGGATATATCCCAATAAAAGTCTAGCTTCCCATGTGGTGGGATTTACCAGTGATGACGGAAAAGGGTTGTCTGGGGTGGAGCTTTTTTATAATGAGTATCTTGTAGGATCCCCAGGGTGGATTGTTACAGAAACTGACGCTAAGGGAAGAGAGATAGATTCGCCGGATAGTTTTATACCTCCTAAAGATTACTATGACTTGATATTAACTATAGATAAAAAAATACAATATTTTGCAGAGAGGGAACTGGAAAAGGCGGTCTTAAAGAGCAAGGCTAAAAATGGTATGGTAGTTGTGATGGATCCAAACAATGGTGATATCCTCGCATTGGCAGCAAAGCCTGATTATGATTTAAATGATCCTAGAAAGGCACCGGACAAGGCCACTGAAGGCAGTTGGGATGGTTTGAGTGAACAGGAGCTTTTAGATGAATGGATGCGGATATGGAGGAATCCTATAATATCAGATACATATGAACCTGGCTCTACTTTTAAGATAGTTACTTCAGCGGTGGCGTTGGAGGAGGGTGTTGTTAAGCCTGAGGACCAATTTTATGCTAAAGGATATGAGCTAGTATCCGGGAGAAGAATAAAATGCTGGAGATCCGACAGACCGCATGGTCAACAATCTTTTACTGAAGGTGTGATGAATTCTTGCAACTGTGTATTTATGCAAACGGCATTTAGGTTAGGGAAAGAGAAGTTTTATAAGTATTTAGATGCATTTGGGTTTGGTGAAAAAACCGGTATAGATGTTACAGGCGAAGCAGAAGGGCTTATACAAAACATAGAAAATGTAGGAGATGTTGAATTAGCTACCATTTCTTTTGGTCAGGGAATATCTGTAACACCATTACAATTAGTTTCTGCGGCGTCAGCAGTAGTGAATGGCGGTGTTCTTGTAAAACCAAGAGTTGCGCTAGGTGTCATAAATAGGGAACAGAATAACAAAGTTGAATATTTTGAGCCACAAAAGGTGAGAAGGGTTATTTCAGAACAGACTTCAAAAACAACTAGAGAGATACTGGAAAAAGTGGTATCCGACGGTACCGGAAAAAATGCTTATTTAGAGGGATATAGAGTAGGGGGCAAAACAGGAACAGCTCAAAAAGTCGAGGATGGCAAATATGTAAGTGGTAAATATATATCTTCTTTTCTAGGGATAGCCCCTATGGACGATCCAAAGGTGGTAGTGCTTGTTATATTGGATGAACCTGGTGTTTATCCGTATTTTGGTGGTACTGTGGCAGCTCCTGTTGTGCGTGAAATAATCAAAGATTCTCTGATGCATTTAGGTGTTCAGCCTGAACTGACTGAAGATGAAATTGCAGATAATGCAAAGACGAAGGTAGAGGTGCCAGAAATAAGAAATTTATCTTACGAGGATGCAATAAAAAAGTTGAAAGAGTCTAAACTTGAATATATAGTAGAAGGTGATGGGAATACTGTTGTTGAGCAGATCCCAAAAGCAGGTGCAAAAGTTGCAGAGGGCACTAAGATACTTGTATATCTTGATATGAGCACAGAAGGGGACAATATGCTTAAAGTTCCTGATGTTAAGGGTAAATCTATACTTGATGCTAGCAAAATCTTAAATGCTGAAGGTCTGAAATTGAAAATCAATGGCAGCGGTATTGCTGTTAGCCAGAATCCTCCTCCGGGAACAGAAGTTTCGCCTGGTTCTGTTGTTGAGGTTGAGTTTGAAGTTCCCGGCGAAAATATAGAATAG
- the lgt gene encoding prolipoprotein diacylglyceryl transferase — protein sequence MTGVAFEIFGISIYWYGIIIATAVVIGLYIAMKEAERLGHNSELILDFCLIAIPLSILGARIYYVIFKWAYYSQHPQDIIKIWHGGLAIYGGVIAGIIVSIFFSRRRKISLWELVDILTPSLILGQAMGRWGNFFNQEAYGYQVTNPSLQWFPFAVKIGENWHLATFFYESIWDFGVFFYLIWLRKRKKMKGSVFLAYLILYPLGRFFIEPLRTDSLMFGPFRVSQLLSLILIIIALIIFFIKKRYHHSKDEQTEA from the coding sequence ATGACTGGAGTTGCTTTTGAAATATTTGGCATTTCTATCTATTGGTATGGTATTATTATTGCAACTGCGGTGGTGATTGGCCTATATATTGCTATGAAGGAAGCAGAGAGGCTGGGGCATAATAGTGAGTTGATATTGGACTTTTGTTTGATAGCCATTCCTCTATCCATATTAGGTGCTAGGATCTATTATGTGATATTTAAATGGGCATACTACTCCCAGCATCCCCAAGACATCATTAAGATATGGCATGGTGGTCTTGCGATATATGGAGGGGTTATAGCGGGCATAATAGTATCCATATTTTTCAGCCGGAGGAGAAAGATAAGTCTCTGGGAGCTGGTGGACATACTCACTCCTAGCTTGATATTGGGACAGGCTATGGGAAGGTGGGGTAATTTTTTTAATCAAGAGGCATATGGATATCAGGTGACCAACCCATCCTTGCAATGGTTTCCTTTTGCAGTGAAGATAGGGGAGAATTGGCACTTAGCTACATTTTTTTATGAGTCTATCTGGGACTTCGGGGTGTTTTTTTATTTGATATGGCTTAGAAAGAGGAAAAAGATGAAAGGTTCTGTATTTCTTGCTTATCTGATACTTTACCCCCTTGGGAGATTTTTTATAGAACCTTTGAGAACCGATAGCCTGATGTTTGGTCCTTTCAGAGTTTCCCAACTTTTAAGTTTGATACTTATAATAATTGCATTGATAATATTTTTTATTAAAAAGAGGTACCATCATTCAAAAGATGAACAAACAGAAGCTTAA
- the mraZ gene encoding division/cell wall cluster transcriptional repressor MraZ, translating into MFIGEYNHSVDAKGRVIIPSKFRDNLGEKFVITKGLDGCLFVYPNDEWEMLEKKLKSLPLTNKNARAFVRFFFSGASECETDRQGRILIPGNLRSYAKLDKDVSIIGVLTRVEIWSKDVWREYNSDENLSYEEIANNMEELGI; encoded by the coding sequence ATGTTCATTGGGGAGTACAATCATTCGGTGGATGCCAAGGGAAGGGTAATTATTCCTTCTAAGTTCAGGGACAACCTTGGTGAAAAATTTGTGATAACCAAAGGATTAGATGGATGTCTATTCGTATACCCCAATGATGAATGGGAAATGTTGGAGAAAAAATTAAAGTCATTACCTCTCACTAATAAAAATGCAAGAGCTTTTGTTAGATTTTTCTTTTCAGGCGCTTCAGAATGTGAGACTGATCGTCAGGGAAGGATATTAATACCTGGCAACTTAAGAAGCTATGCGAAATTGGACAAGGATGTATCGATAATTGGAGTTTTGACAAGGGTGGAGATATGGAGTAAAGACGTTTGGAGAGAATATAACAGTGATGAAAATTTAAGCTATGAAGAGATAGCTAATAATATGGAGGAATTAGGAATTTGA
- the rsmH gene encoding 16S rRNA (cytosine(1402)-N(4))-methyltransferase RsmH, whose translation MTFKHIPVLLHQTVKGLECGPGDTIVDGTTGGGGHSSEIIKNILPGGRLVCIDRDIEAIQAAKKRLETYSGNIVYANGNFKDIKNILKSQDIEGINGAILDLGVSSYQIDNIDRGFTYKSEAPLDMRMDRSHPVKASDVVNQYSKQRLADIIKRYGEERWASRIAEFIVEHRQQKRIETTSELVDIIKRAIPVRARITGGHPAKRTFQAIRIEVNQELKILEQAIKDIVDVLKPGGRLCIITFHSLEDRIVKNTFKMLQNPCTCPPEFPICVCGKQPVVKVITSKPIIPSEHEIDNNPRAKSSKLRICEKI comes from the coding sequence GTGACTTTTAAACATATACCGGTTTTGCTCCATCAAACTGTAAAGGGTCTGGAATGTGGCCCAGGTGATACCATAGTTGACGGTACTACAGGTGGAGGAGGACATTCATCAGAGATCATAAAGAATATACTTCCTGGAGGGAGGTTGGTCTGTATAGATAGGGATATTGAAGCTATACAGGCAGCTAAAAAGCGTTTAGAAACATATAGTGGAAATATAGTATATGCAAATGGTAATTTCAAGGATATAAAGAATATATTAAAATCTCAGGATATAGAGGGTATAAATGGTGCAATACTTGATTTAGGGGTTTCTTCCTATCAGATAGACAATATTGATAGAGGTTTCACCTATAAAAGTGAAGCTCCTCTTGATATGAGGATGGATAGAAGTCATCCTGTGAAAGCATCAGATGTGGTAAATCAGTACAGTAAACAGCGCCTTGCTGACATAATAAAAAGGTATGGTGAAGAGCGTTGGGCATCTCGAATAGCTGAATTTATTGTTGAGCACAGACAGCAAAAAAGGATAGAGACTACAAGTGAATTGGTGGATATCATAAAGAGGGCTATTCCGGTTAGGGCAAGAATCACTGGTGGACATCCAGCCAAGAGGACTTTTCAGGCAATCAGGATTGAAGTGAATCAAGAGCTCAAGATATTAGAGCAGGCGATAAAGGATATAGTAGATGTGCTTAAACCCGGTGGGCGGTTGTGCATAATAACATTTCATTCTTTAGAGGACAGGATTGTAAAAAATACTTTTAAGATGTTACAAAACCCATGTACATGTCCGCCTGAATTTCCTATATGCGTTTGTGGCAAACAGCCGGTGGTAAAAGTTATTACCAGCAAACCTATTATACCGTCTGAACATGAAATAGATAATAATCCTAGAGCAAAAAGTTCAAAGCTAAGAATATGTGAAAAAATATGA